A window of the Blastopirellula sediminis genome harbors these coding sequences:
- a CDS encoding molybdopterin oxidoreductase family protein yields the protein MILARDGHLTRELLLEPAKFGLGKTREAESPDATTTAVCGFCSTGCGLEIHLKEGRAVTLTPATDWPVNLGMACPKGWEALTVLNSPDRATRPLKKNANGKLEPTSWDDALKTFCDQLKGVQSRHGNDSVAFLSTGQIATEEMAFLGSLAKFGMGMLHGDGNTRQCMATAATAYKESFGFDAPPFSYADFEESDTLVFIGSNLCIAHPILWERVLRNPHKPEIIVIDPRLTETAQAATTHLQIQPKSDLTLLYTVANLLIQNDWIDRDFIAQHTNHFDEFAQHVAAYTLERAVERTGLPEQTIIDFAEKIHRGERVSFWWTMGVNQSHEGVRTAQAMINLALMTGNIGRPGTGANSVTGQCNAMGSRLFSNTTNLLGGHSFTNPADRQKVADILEIPVERIPTENSWAYDQIIEGIKEDKVKGLWVIATNPAHSWIHQNGLHEILQKLEFLVVQDMYTTTETAQLADLVLPAAGWGEKEGSFINSERRFGLHKKVSPAPGEALADFQIFRAIAGYWGCGDMFSKWTAPERVFETMQQLSQGQPCDISGIGGYQDLDDRRGVQWPFAAGETDIASERRLFADGQFFHADQKAKFRFEETRLPGETASEEYPFTLLTGRGTAAQWHTQTRTAKSGVLRKLYPNMLQVDLHPADAKELGIAPHEEIFVESKRGVIKAHANLTAAVQRGHVFMPMHWETVNQLTFAEFDPYSRQPSYKNAAVRLRRRQDG from the coding sequence ATGATCTTGGCCCGCGACGGTCATTTGACTCGCGAGCTGCTGCTGGAACCGGCCAAGTTCGGGCTCGGCAAAACGCGCGAAGCGGAATCGCCCGACGCGACCACCACCGCGGTCTGCGGATTCTGCTCGACCGGGTGCGGACTCGAAATCCATTTGAAAGAAGGTCGCGCCGTCACGTTGACCCCGGCGACTGATTGGCCGGTCAACCTGGGAATGGCCTGTCCCAAGGGTTGGGAAGCGCTAACGGTCCTCAACTCGCCTGACCGCGCGACGCGCCCGCTGAAGAAGAATGCGAACGGAAAACTGGAGCCAACCAGCTGGGACGACGCCCTCAAGACGTTCTGCGATCAGCTGAAGGGAGTGCAGTCGCGGCATGGCAATGACTCCGTCGCGTTTTTGAGCACCGGGCAGATCGCCACCGAAGAGATGGCGTTTCTTGGCTCGCTTGCCAAGTTTGGAATGGGGATGTTGCACGGCGACGGGAATACCCGCCAGTGCATGGCGACCGCCGCGACCGCTTACAAAGAGTCATTCGGCTTCGATGCGCCGCCGTTCTCCTACGCCGACTTCGAAGAGTCCGATACGCTCGTCTTCATCGGTTCGAACCTTTGCATCGCGCATCCGATCCTGTGGGAACGGGTGCTCCGTAATCCGCACAAGCCGGAAATCATCGTCATCGACCCACGGTTGACCGAAACGGCCCAAGCGGCGACGACCCACCTGCAGATCCAGCCGAAGTCGGACCTGACGCTCCTTTACACGGTCGCCAACCTGCTGATCCAGAACGATTGGATCGATCGCGACTTTATCGCGCAGCATACGAATCACTTCGACGAGTTCGCGCAGCATGTCGCCGCCTACACGCTGGAGCGAGCGGTCGAGCGAACCGGTCTGCCGGAGCAAACGATCATCGACTTCGCCGAGAAGATCCATCGCGGCGAGCGAGTCTCGTTCTGGTGGACGATGGGAGTCAATCAGAGCCACGAAGGGGTGCGCACCGCGCAGGCGATGATCAACTTGGCGCTGATGACCGGCAACATCGGACGACCAGGAACGGGCGCCAATTCGGTCACCGGGCAGTGCAACGCGATGGGCTCGCGACTCTTCAGCAACACGACCAATCTGCTCGGTGGGCACAGCTTCACCAATCCAGCCGATCGGCAAAAGGTGGCCGACATCCTGGAGATCCCGGTCGAACGGATCCCGACCGAAAACAGCTGGGCCTACGATCAAATCATCGAAGGGATCAAAGAAGACAAAGTCAAAGGGCTGTGGGTAATCGCCACCAACCCGGCTCACTCTTGGATTCACCAGAACGGCCTGCACGAGATTCTGCAGAAGCTGGAGTTTCTGGTGGTTCAGGACATGTACACGACGACCGAGACCGCGCAGTTGGCCGACCTGGTTCTGCCGGCGGCCGGTTGGGGAGAAAAAGAAGGCTCGTTCATTAACTCGGAGCGACGGTTTGGCCTGCACAAGAAGGTCTCGCCGGCGCCGGGGGAAGCGCTCGCCGACTTCCAGATCTTCCGCGCGATCGCCGGCTATTGGGGCTGCGGCGACATGTTCAGCAAGTGGACGGCGCCGGAGCGGGTCTTCGAGACGATGCAGCAGCTCTCGCAAGGCCAGCCGTGCGACATTAGCGGCATCGGCGGCTATCAGGACCTCGACGATCGTCGCGGCGTCCAGTGGCCGTTTGCGGCCGGTGAAACCGACATCGCGTCGGAGCGGCGGCTCTTCGCCGATGGGCAGTTCTTTCACGCCGATCAGAAGGCGAAGTTCCGCTTTGAAGAAACGCGGCTTCCGGGCGAAACGGCCAGCGAAGAGTATCCGTTCACGCTACTAACCGGTCGCGGCACCGCCGCCCAATGGCATACGCAGACGCGGACCGCCAAGAGCGGCGTGCTGCGAAAGCTTTATCCCAACATGCTGCAAGTCGACCTGCACCCGGCCGACGCGAAAGAGTTGGGGATCGCGCCGCATGAAGAGATCTTCGTCGAATCGAAGCGGGGCGTCATCAAGGCGCACGCCAATCTGACCGCCGCGGTGCAGCGCGGGCACGTCTTCATGCCGATGCACTGGGAAACGGTCAATCAACTGACCTTCGCCGAGTTCGATCCCTACTCGCGGCAGCCATCCTACAAAAATGCCGCCGTGCGCTTACGCCGGCGGCAGGATGGTTAG
- a CDS encoding trans-sulfuration enzyme family protein — translation MNDPNRVPLDVTDLGFSTASVQAGEARQKPESAITDPIFCASTYTFTDTASVIRYIEEDQEREEYGRYGNPGEKVAEKKLAALEGGEDAVLYASGMAAIVGLLMAKLNAGDEVIFFDECYHRSREFCSKHMSRFGVVTRQVKACDYEAMEAAINPSTKLLVSESPTNPHLSVVDLEKFAAIGKKHGVETLIDATLATPYNVRPLDYGVDYVLHSATKYLAGHNDLLAGVIIGSKAQMESVRKLRGIMGGINSPHNIYLLLRGLKTFSLRMERHNKNGQAIAEFLESHPKVEKVYYPGLPSHKYYDVAKKTMSGFGGLITFLIKDADWRKTADVIDAVKIPRIGPSLGGVESLIEQPLVMSYFQLKPEERAKFGIYDNMIRMSCGIEDAEDLIADLKQALDSI, via the coding sequence ATGAACGACCCCAACCGCGTTCCGCTCGACGTCACTGACCTTGGTTTCTCGACCGCCTCCGTCCAGGCCGGCGAAGCGCGTCAAAAGCCGGAAAGCGCGATCACCGACCCGATCTTCTGCGCATCGACCTACACCTTCACCGACACCGCTTCGGTCATTCGCTACATCGAAGAAGACCAAGAGCGCGAAGAGTACGGCCGCTACGGCAATCCTGGCGAAAAGGTGGCTGAGAAGAAGCTGGCGGCGCTCGAAGGGGGCGAAGACGCGGTTCTGTACGCCAGCGGCATGGCGGCGATCGTCGGTCTGCTGATGGCGAAGCTCAACGCCGGCGACGAAGTGATCTTCTTCGACGAGTGTTACCATCGCAGCCGCGAGTTCTGCTCGAAGCACATGTCCCGATTCGGCGTCGTCACTCGTCAGGTGAAAGCGTGCGACTACGAAGCGATGGAAGCGGCGATCAACCCGAGCACCAAGCTGCTGGTCAGCGAATCGCCGACCAACCCGCACCTGAGCGTCGTCGATCTCGAGAAGTTCGCCGCGATCGGCAAAAAGCATGGGGTCGAAACGCTGATCGACGCGACGCTGGCGACTCCGTACAACGTGCGTCCGCTTGATTACGGCGTCGACTACGTTTTGCACTCGGCGACCAAGTACCTGGCCGGGCACAACGACCTGTTGGCCGGCGTGATTATCGGCTCGAAGGCGCAGATGGAATCGGTCCGCAAACTGCGCGGCATCATGGGCGGGATCAACTCGCCTCACAACATTTACTTGCTCCTGCGCGGCTTGAAGACCTTCAGCCTACGGATGGAACGCCATAACAAGAACGGCCAGGCGATCGCCGAATTCCTCGAATCGCACCCGAAGGTCGAAAAGGTTTACTACCCTGGCCTGCCGTCGCACAAGTATTATGACGTCGCCAAGAAGACGATGAGCGGCTTCGGCGGTTTGATCACCTTCCTGATCAAAGACGCCGACTGGCGCAAGACGGCCGACGTGATCGACGCGGTGAAGATCCCCCGCATCGGTCCGAGCCTCGGCGGCGTCGAATCGCTGATCGAGCAGCCGCTGGTGATGAGCTACTTCCAGCTGAAGCCGGAAGAACGGGCCAAGTTCGGCATCTACGACAACATGATCCGGATGTCGTGCGGCATCGAAGACGCCGAAGACCTGATCGCCGACCTGAAACAAGCCCTCGACTCGATCTAA
- a CDS encoding glycine zipper domain-containing protein: MTKHGLYLAIAALVVAAVGCRSPYAQDRLAAAGGLTGAVAGAAIGSATGNAGAGALIGAGVGAVAGSATGAAIDESEARNQAIIQERLGRQLAGATTFQDVVAMSQAGLGDQVIIAHINKHGVATPPTPQDLIGLKNSGVSDAVLATLQNPPPIIQPVRYVDRRPVVVEEVVYDPWCYGPPYRYRHHHHHHPPGVSWSIGVHH, encoded by the coding sequence ATGACGAAACACGGATTGTACTTGGCGATTGCGGCTTTGGTTGTCGCCGCAGTTGGCTGTCGCTCTCCTTATGCCCAAGATCGTTTGGCCGCCGCCGGCGGTTTGACCGGCGCTGTGGCTGGCGCCGCCATCGGCAGCGCGACCGGCAACGCTGGAGCAGGCGCACTGATTGGCGCCGGCGTGGGCGCGGTCGCCGGTAGCGCGACTGGCGCGGCGATCGACGAATCGGAAGCTCGCAATCAGGCGATCATTCAGGAACGACTCGGACGCCAACTCGCCGGCGCGACCACCTTCCAGGACGTCGTCGCGATGTCCCAAGCCGGACTGGGTGACCAGGTCATTATCGCCCACATTAATAAGCATGGCGTTGCGACCCCGCCGACGCCTCAGGACTTGATTGGTCTGAAGAACTCCGGCGTCAGCGACGCGGTCCTCGCGACGCTGCAAAATCCCCCTCCGATCATCCAGCCGGTCCGTTATGTCGATCGTCGCCCCGTTGTGGTCGAAGAGGTCGTCTACGATCCGTGGTGCTATGGCCCTCCGTACCGCTACCGCCACCATCACCACCACCATCCGCCGGGCGTATCGTGGTCGATTGGGGTGCATCACTAG
- a CDS encoding DmsC/YnfH family molybdoenzyme membrane anchor subunit — MASVVQPKSPVLTEGFDLVQFLLEEQQDLTAVERFSQRHADISSPLMAPMYRELLPAEAPRPGEQYAFEVDLDACSGCKACVVACHNRNGLEPEETWRSVGLLQGEGECATVQHVTTACHHCADPGCLRGCPVRAYEKDPVTGIVVHLDDQCIGCKYCTMMCPYDVPQYSEAKGIVRKCDMCRQRLDVGEAPACVQACPNQAIRITLVRQDEARTAGANGEFLDGAAHPSTTNPTTQFVGSTRKIKLASGDQFSIRQNHGHLPLVALLVFTQLSVGAALAGCLWEAHRLALFLIATGFCAIGLAASGAHLGRPFYGYRVFLGLRTSWLSREAIIFGKYFPAIALATASFWFQMYTPIGLLLGWAGVAVGLLGVFCSIMIYVATRRPVWGPIWTGERFGGTVVLLGAAAAMAADSGERLLVVPIAIAVIALTATRALLEYRFAAKADDDFANPFTRTKYLQSHSLLALVRARNVLWGLGGVLFPIAWMLENHQVPSIIIAATGFLLLTGAELLDRFVYFASESTPSMPGVARSGEHG, encoded by the coding sequence GTGGCGAGCGTCGTTCAACCCAAGAGCCCCGTGCTCACCGAAGGATTCGACCTGGTTCAGTTTCTGCTCGAGGAGCAGCAAGATCTGACGGCGGTCGAACGGTTTTCGCAGCGTCACGCCGACATCTCGTCGCCGCTGATGGCGCCGATGTATCGCGAACTCTTGCCGGCCGAAGCGCCTCGGCCCGGCGAGCAATATGCGTTTGAAGTCGATCTGGACGCTTGCTCCGGCTGCAAAGCGTGCGTCGTCGCGTGTCACAATCGAAACGGCCTGGAGCCGGAAGAGACGTGGCGGAGCGTCGGACTGCTGCAAGGGGAAGGGGAGTGCGCCACTGTTCAACATGTGACGACCGCGTGTCATCACTGCGCGGATCCGGGCTGCTTGCGCGGCTGCCCGGTACGCGCTTATGAAAAAGATCCGGTCACCGGAATCGTGGTCCATTTGGACGATCAATGCATCGGCTGCAAGTATTGCACGATGATGTGCCCCTACGACGTGCCGCAATATAGCGAAGCGAAAGGGATCGTCCGCAAGTGCGACATGTGCCGGCAACGGCTGGATGTCGGCGAAGCCCCCGCTTGCGTGCAGGCATGTCCGAATCAAGCGATCCGGATCACGCTGGTTCGCCAGGACGAAGCTCGCACCGCCGGCGCGAATGGGGAATTCCTCGACGGCGCCGCTCATCCTTCGACCACCAATCCGACCACCCAATTCGTCGGTTCGACGCGCAAGATCAAACTCGCCTCCGGCGATCAATTCTCGATTCGGCAAAACCATGGGCATCTGCCGCTGGTCGCGCTGCTGGTCTTTACGCAGTTGTCGGTCGGCGCGGCGCTGGCCGGCTGTTTGTGGGAAGCGCATCGACTCGCGCTGTTCCTGATTGCGACCGGGTTCTGTGCAATTGGACTGGCCGCATCCGGCGCCCACTTGGGACGACCGTTCTATGGCTACCGCGTCTTCCTGGGGCTGAGAACTTCGTGGCTCAGCCGCGAAGCGATCATCTTCGGCAAGTACTTCCCGGCGATTGCACTTGCCACGGCGTCGTTCTGGTTCCAGATGTACACCCCGATCGGTTTGCTGCTGGGCTGGGCCGGCGTTGCGGTCGGTCTGCTGGGGGTCTTTTGCAGCATCATGATTTATGTCGCGACCCGTCGTCCGGTCTGGGGACCGATCTGGACCGGCGAGCGGTTTGGGGGAACCGTGGTGTTGCTTGGCGCTGCGGCGGCCATGGCTGCCGACAGCGGCGAGCGACTGCTGGTGGTTCCGATCGCAATCGCGGTGATTGCGCTGACGGCGACGCGGGCTCTCTTGGAATACCGTTTCGCCGCCAAGGCCGACGACGACTTCGCCAATCCCTTTACTCGCACCAAGTATCTGCAGAGTCATTCGTTGCTGGCGCTGGTGCGAGCGCGAAACGTGCTGTGGGGACTTGGGGGCGTTCTCTTTCCGATCGCTTGGATGCTCGAAAATCACCAGGTTCCCTCGATCATCATCGCGGCGACCGGCTTCTTGTTGCTGACGGGGGCCGAACTGCTCGATCGCTTCGTCTATTTCGCATCAGAATCGACGCCCAGCATGCCTGGGGTCGCCCGTTCGGGAGAACACGGATGA
- a CDS encoding trans-sulfuration enzyme family protein, producing MQFRTKAIHVGNARDPQTGAVVPPIHVASTYVQPGAGEWGEFDYSRSGNPTRKNLETTLAALESGTGALAYASGMAAIHGAMMLLEAGDHVVAGSDIYGGAYRLLHKICNRSGITTTLANSSDLGALEAAITPQTKMLWIESPGNPQMSITDIAACAEIAKRHHLLLGVDSTFATPVLTRPLELGADIVMHSATKYFGGHSDVLGGALIVKDKMLYDRLYFVQNATGAVMGPFESFLVSRGLKTLELRVLEQCRTAQKIAEFLDADSRIARVLYPGLNTHPGHAIAARQMEGGFGAMLSFEVKGDYAKAKRVAESTHLFQLAVSLGAVESLIEQPASMSHASYDREARLAHGIKDELIRISVGLEAFEDLRDDLDQALNA from the coding sequence ATGCAGTTCCGTACCAAGGCGATTCATGTCGGCAATGCCCGTGACCCGCAGACCGGAGCGGTCGTGCCGCCGATTCATGTCGCCAGCACCTACGTGCAGCCTGGCGCTGGAGAATGGGGAGAGTTCGACTATTCGCGGAGCGGCAATCCGACCCGGAAGAACCTGGAGACGACGCTCGCCGCGCTGGAAAGCGGAACCGGCGCCCTCGCCTACGCTTCCGGGATGGCGGCGATTCACGGCGCGATGATGTTGCTCGAAGCCGGCGATCATGTCGTCGCCGGATCGGACATCTACGGCGGCGCCTATCGGCTCCTCCACAAGATCTGCAATCGCTCGGGAATCACCACGACGCTGGCCAACTCGAGCGATCTGGGCGCCTTGGAAGCGGCGATCACCCCGCAGACGAAGATGCTCTGGATCGAAAGCCCCGGCAATCCGCAGATGTCGATCACCGACATCGCCGCTTGTGCCGAGATCGCCAAGCGGCATCATTTGCTCCTCGGCGTCGACAGCACCTTTGCGACGCCGGTTTTGACCCGTCCGCTCGAACTGGGCGCCGATATCGTCATGCACTCGGCCACCAAGTACTTCGGCGGGCACAGCGACGTCCTCGGCGGAGCGCTGATCGTCAAAGATAAGATGCTATACGATCGGCTGTACTTCGTCCAAAACGCCACCGGCGCCGTGATGGGGCCGTTCGAGTCGTTCCTGGTCAGTCGCGGCTTGAAGACCTTGGAACTGCGGGTCCTCGAACAATGCCGCACCGCGCAGAAGATCGCCGAATTTCTCGACGCCGATTCGCGCATCGCTCGGGTCCTTTATCCAGGCCTGAATACCCATCCCGGCCATGCGATCGCCGCGCGGCAGATGGAGGGGGGCTTCGGGGCGATGCTCAGCTTTGAAGTCAAAGGTGACTACGCCAAAGCGAAGCGCGTCGCCGAATCGACCCACTTGTTCCAACTCGCGGTCAGTTTGGGCGCCGTCGAATCGCTGATCGAACAACCGGCCTCGATGTCGCACGCGAGCTACGATCGCGAAGCGCGACTGGCCCACGGCATCAAAGACGAACTGATCCGCATCTCGGTCGGCCTGGAAGCGTTTGAAGATCTGCGCGATGATCTGGATCAAGCGCTGAACGCGTAG
- a CDS encoding DUF6666 family protein: protein MLFSTRMALAAVLVMASMLTTAGYAQTQEPRVGRLFPTSQDRIYQARQRAAKASRIATQIETNTEVEQVDYSVLDAQPSVEMVEPGVQYMDEGGMIVEEGMHPGHVHGGGCDSCGTGDCGPTCGGCGQCDTCCMTCIPLCFKLNWDDFSVNAGVQGFKNGLNRGMDGSFGYNYGFNWGMPIGFLPKSGLGFQIGMSGSNANLYGASFTESTRDQTFFTVGLFRRVDWGWQGGVVFDHLKDQWYYDVEVSQVRGQLSWVFPGCNEIGFQFSASDKEGSGSTTITVPGTADVNIDVDETVGATNLYTFFWRHRLDNCGKSFRLFGGWTGDSQGILGADAHLPLTQCLALDSGFTFLLPDAQDDRTRNEEEAWNIGINLVWYPFSGSKCGSTSYYRPLFNVANNGDFILRRQ from the coding sequence ATGTTGTTTTCTACCCGCATGGCGCTAGCTGCTGTCCTTGTGATGGCCAGCATGCTCACTACCGCCGGTTACGCTCAGACCCAAGAGCCGCGAGTTGGTCGACTCTTTCCCACCTCGCAGGACCGCATCTATCAAGCTCGGCAACGTGCCGCCAAAGCGAGTCGCATCGCGACTCAGATCGAAACCAACACCGAAGTCGAACAGGTCGACTACTCGGTGCTAGACGCTCAGCCGAGCGTGGAGATGGTCGAGCCCGGCGTCCAATACATGGACGAAGGAGGCATGATCGTCGAAGAAGGAATGCACCCTGGCCACGTGCACGGCGGCGGCTGCGACAGCTGCGGAACCGGCGATTGCGGCCCAACCTGCGGCGGCTGCGGTCAGTGCGACACCTGCTGCATGACCTGCATCCCGCTCTGCTTTAAGCTGAACTGGGACGACTTTTCGGTCAACGCCGGCGTTCAAGGCTTCAAGAATGGCCTGAACCGCGGCATGGACGGCAGCTTCGGCTATAACTATGGGTTCAACTGGGGGATGCCGATCGGCTTTCTCCCGAAGTCGGGCCTTGGCTTCCAGATCGGCATGTCCGGCTCGAACGCCAACCTGTATGGCGCCAGCTTTACCGAATCGACCCGCGATCAGACCTTCTTCACGGTCGGTTTGTTCCGCCGCGTCGACTGGGGTTGGCAAGGCGGCGTCGTCTTCGATCACCTCAAAGATCAGTGGTACTATGACGTCGAAGTGAGCCAGGTCCGCGGTCAGCTGAGCTGGGTTTTCCCGGGCTGCAACGAGATCGGCTTCCAGTTCTCGGCCAGCGACAAGGAAGGTTCCGGCAGCACCACGATTACCGTTCCGGGCACGGCCGACGTCAATATCGACGTCGACGAAACGGTCGGCGCCACCAACTTGTACACCTTCTTCTGGCGGCATCGCCTGGATAATTGCGGCAAATCGTTCCGGCTGTTCGGCGGTTGGACCGGCGACAGCCAAGGGATCTTGGGCGCCGACGCTCACTTGCCGCTGACCCAGTGCCTGGCCTTGGATTCGGGCTTCACCTTCCTGCTGCCCGACGCCCAGGACGACCGGACTCGCAACGAGGAAGAAGCCTGGAATATTGGGATCAACCTGGTCTGGTACCCGTTCAGCGGGTCGAAGTGCGGCAGCACGAGCTACTATCGGCCGCTGTTTAACGTGGCCAACAACGGCGACTTCATCCTCCGTCGCCAGTAA